In Candidatus Defluviilinea proxima, a single genomic region encodes these proteins:
- a CDS encoding tRNA uridine(34) 5-carboxymethylaminomethyl modification radical SAM/GNAT enzyme Elp3, producing the protein MQTEKRERWRETHLITPDKKDLARHVLNLIRSGQDVTKTLRSHPLENGSGYLNKSMLVSIYNEMVAAGEMEEDVRLLERIRMKPMRTLSGVTTVTVLTKPYPCPGKCIFCPTDVRMPKSYLPDEPGAMRAVEHEFDPYAQVMSRITQLKALGHPTDKIELLILGGTWSSYKRDYQEWFVKRCFDAMNGFADLPREETKLNISELDNAHTFNETTHNRNVGLVIETRPDEITPDEIKWLRHLGVTKVQMGAQSLDDRVLAMNKRGHDVECTRNAVALLRAAGFKVVLHWMPNLHGATPESDREDFARLWNDFCPDEIKIYPNQLLANAELYEYWQRGEFKPYTTQELIDLIADIKPTIPRYCRVNRVIRDIPSTNVVEGNRRTSLRQDVQDEMKRRGTQCQCVRCREVKGKSVRTESLELHDLIYQAGTAEEHFISYVTPEDKLAGFIRLSLPGKNSPETGIHDLDGAALIREVHVYGQSLAVGAEKDGAAQHMGLGTRLLEEAERIAKENGFARMAVISAVGTRGYYLGRGFERSEYYLVKKLN; encoded by the coding sequence ATGCAAACAGAGAAACGCGAACGTTGGAGAGAGACTCATCTCATCACACCTGACAAGAAAGATCTGGCACGTCATGTGCTAAATCTGATTCGAAGCGGGCAGGATGTGACAAAGACTCTGCGCAGTCATCCACTTGAAAATGGAAGCGGGTATCTCAACAAGTCCATGCTGGTTTCGATCTACAACGAAATGGTTGCGGCGGGAGAGATGGAAGAGGACGTACGCCTACTCGAGCGGATTCGCATGAAGCCCATGCGGACTCTCTCCGGTGTGACGACGGTCACGGTTCTGACGAAGCCATATCCGTGTCCCGGTAAATGCATCTTCTGCCCCACTGACGTCCGTATGCCCAAATCGTATTTACCCGATGAACCCGGTGCGATGCGCGCAGTGGAACATGAATTCGATCCGTATGCGCAGGTGATGTCGCGTATTACGCAATTGAAGGCGTTAGGACACCCGACTGACAAGATTGAGTTGTTGATCCTCGGCGGGACATGGTCCTCGTATAAACGCGATTATCAGGAGTGGTTCGTCAAACGTTGTTTCGATGCAATGAATGGTTTTGCAGATCTTCCACGTGAAGAAACGAAGCTAAACATAAGCGAACTGGATAATGCGCATACTTTCAACGAAACAACCCACAACCGCAACGTGGGACTTGTCATTGAAACACGTCCTGATGAAATTACACCGGATGAAATAAAGTGGCTTCGACATCTCGGTGTGACCAAGGTGCAGATGGGCGCACAGAGTTTGGATGATCGTGTCCTTGCAATGAACAAACGCGGGCACGATGTGGAATGTACGCGTAACGCTGTAGCGTTACTGCGCGCGGCGGGCTTCAAAGTTGTTTTGCATTGGATGCCCAATTTGCATGGCGCAACTCCCGAATCGGACCGCGAAGACTTTGCGCGCTTGTGGAATGACTTCTGTCCAGACGAGATCAAGATCTATCCCAATCAATTATTGGCGAATGCTGAATTATATGAATACTGGCAACGCGGTGAATTTAAGCCATATACTACACAAGAACTCATTGACCTGATCGCCGATATCAAGCCAACTATTCCACGCTATTGCCGTGTGAACCGAGTGATCCGTGATATTCCGTCCACGAATGTTGTAGAGGGGAATCGTCGTACGAGCTTGCGACAGGATGTGCAGGATGAAATGAAACGGCGCGGCACACAATGTCAGTGCGTAAGATGCCGCGAGGTGAAGGGGAAATCGGTGAGGACAGAGTCTTTGGAATTACACGATCTCATCTACCAAGCAGGTACAGCGGAAGAGCATTTCATTTCGTATGTCACGCCAGAGGATAAGTTAGCCGGGTTTATACGATTGTCATTGCCAGGCAAGAACTCGCCAGAGACAGGCATTCATGATCTTGATGGCGCGGCATTGATCCGTGAAGTACACGTCTACGGACAGTCCCTTGCTGTGGGCGCAGAGAAGGATGGCGCGGCGCAACATATGGGCTTGGGGACACGTCTTCTTGAAGAGGCGGAGCGCATCGCCAAAGAAAATGGATTTGCGCGCATGGCGGTTATCTCGGCAGTCGGCACACGTGGATATTATCTCGGACGTGGATTTGAACGAAGTGAATATTATCTGGTGAAAAAGCTCAATTAA